A stretch of Schistocerca cancellata isolate TAMUIC-IGC-003103 chromosome 3, iqSchCanc2.1, whole genome shotgun sequence DNA encodes these proteins:
- the LOC126176816 gene encoding low molecular weight phosphotyrosine protein phosphatase 1-like, with amino-acid sequence MSSEKKAALFICLGNICRSPIAEAVFLNLLKQRGLTDKWIVDSAAIGPWHVGKGPDKRARSTLEANGIDYKHTVRQIRKDDFNQFDYIFGMDDENMENLKHQAPAGSKAQLHLVGAFDPKGERIIRDPYYDSDDKGFHKCYEQCVRSLTAFLDQQSK; translated from the coding sequence ATGAGCAGTGAAAAGAAAGCTGCACTTTTTATTTGTCTTGGGAATATTTGCAGATCACCAATCGCAGAAGCTGTGtttcttaatcttttaaagcaaagggGCCTTACGGATAAATGGATTGTTGACAGTGCTGCTATTGGGCCCTGGCATGTGGGTAAGGGTCCGGACAAAAGGGCTCGGAGTACTTTGGAGGCCAATGGTATTGATTATAAACATACCGTTAGGCAGATTCGAAAGGATGACTTCAATCAGTTTGATTATATATTTGGAATGGATGACGAGAACATGGAGAACCTAAAACATCAGGCACCAGCAGGCAGTAAAGCGCAGTTACACCTCGTAGGTGCTTTTGACCCAAAGGGAGAAAGAATAATTCGAGATCCGTATTATGATAGTGACGATAAAGGCTTCCATAAATGTTATGAGCAATGTGTTCGCTCATTGACAGCGTTCCTGGACCAGCAATCAAAGTGA